From the Kitasatospora atroaurantiaca genome, the window TCGTAGCCGAGGTTGCCGCCCATCCGGGCCGTGGTCTCGTTGCAGACGTTGGTCATGATGCCGATGACCACCAGCTGGGTGGCGCCGCGCTCCTGGAGCCAGGCGTGCAGGTCGGGGGTGCCGTAGAAGGCGCTGTTCACGGTCTTGGTGATGTGCAGGTCCCACTTGGCTCCGGCCACCACCGGCTTGAGCTCGTACCCGGGGGTGCCGGGCACCAGCGGGCCGCGCGCGGACTGGTGCTGGACCATCACCACCGGCCGACCGGTGTCCTGCCAGGCCCTCAGGACCTCGCCGATCCGCTGCTCGGCCTCGGGGTTGTCCCGCGGGCCCCAGAAGTCCTCGTCCTCGAAACCCTGCTGGACGTCGATCACGAGCAGGACGGCGTCGTCGGCGATCTCGAGCGGGGCGTTGAATGCGCTGGTGTTCGTCATGGCTCCATGCTCTCGCCGGGCACGGGGAGCCGGTGAGAGGCTCTGCCGCCGGTGATCGATAGATTCCTGCCATGCGAACGGTGGGCTGCCTGATCCTCGACGGGGTACGCGCTTTCGACTACGCGGTGATCGGCGAGGTCTTCGCCAACCGGGCCACCAGGCCCGGGCTGCCGCCCTTCGAACTGCGGGTCTGCGGGCCCGAGGGCACCCGGGTGCGGCTCGGCGGCGGGCTGGAACGGCTCCCCGACCACGGCCTGGAGGCGCTGCCCGGCTGCGATCTGGTGATCGTGCCCGGTATCGAGGATCCGCTCGCGCCGACCGCTCCGGAGATCCTGGACGCGCTCCGGGCCGTCCACGAGCGCGGCGTCCCGGTCGCCTCGCTCTGCGCCGGCGCGTTCCTCCTGGCCGACGCCGGGCTGCTGGACGGCCGCCGCGCCACCACCCACTGGTGGCTGGCCGCCGAACTGGCCC encodes:
- a CDS encoding cysteine hydrolase family protein gives rise to the protein MTNTSAFNAPLEIADDAVLLVIDVQQGFEDEDFWGPRDNPEAEQRIGEVLRAWQDTGRPVVMVQHQSARGPLVPGTPGYELKPVVAGAKWDLHITKTVNSAFYGTPDLHAWLQERGATQLVVIGIMTNVCNETTARMGGNLGYDVVFPIDAMHTFDMAGPDGEAVPAAQLARGTAAVLHAMRFAKVVTTQAVLEAAARTQGRR